The Crassaminicella indica genomic interval ATTGATGCAGGAATGAATCATCCTACTGAGTTTGAAATCGTTACAGCGATTGGGTTTGAATATTTTAAAAGAAGTAAAGTCGATTTTGTTGTTTTAGAAGTTGGAATGGGAGGAAGATTTGATGCTACAAATGTCATTAAAAATCCTTATGCTTCTGTTATTACCCCAATAGATATAGATCATATAGATTATTTAGGAGACACTTTAGAGAAAATTGCTTATGAAAAAGCTGGGATTATAAAAGAAAATAATTATGTAGCTGTTTACCCTCAAAAAATGGAAGCTATGAAGGTCATAGAAGAGATTTGTAATAAAAATAATACGAAGCTATTCAAAGCACCAGTTGAAACTATTGAAATATTAGAGCAGTCAAATAAAGGACAAAGCTTTTGTGTGGATTATGGAAATGAAAAATTAAAGCTATCTATATCTATGATTGGAGATCATCAAATAGAGAATGCGACCGTAGCATTAACTGCTTTATATATTTTAGAAAAAGAACATCATATAAAAATAGAAAAAAAAGCTTTATGTAATGGTTTTAAAAAAGCGATTTGGCCGGGAAGACTAGAGATTATGAGAAGAGAGCCTATAGTGCTTATAGATGGAGCACATAATATTCAAGGAATGAAGGCTTTATCAAGGGTGTTGAAAAAACTGTTTAAAGGCAAAAATATTATATTGGGGTTAGGTATTTTAGCGGATAAGGATAGTAAGATGATTGAAGAAATTGTTCCTCTTGCAAAAAAATTAGTCATAACAAAGCCTAATAGTCTTAGAGCTATGTCTGTAGAAGCTCTAAAAGAAAAAACAGATTCTTTTCATAAACCCACTATAATTAAAGAAAAAATTTCAGATGCAGTAAAGACAGCCCTTTCTTTGGCAAGTGCAGAAGATATAGTGGTATTTGCTGGATCTTTGTATATGATTGGAGAAGTAAGAAGTATATTAAGGAATAAAGAGTAATTTTAAAGGATGATCTGAATGTTTAAAAATAAAGATTATATTAAGCAATTTACGGATATGATGTCAGAGGGGTTTATTTTTATAGATGATGAAGGAAAAATTCAAATATATAACGAAAAAGCAAAAGAAATATTTAGAATAAGCTGTCATGAAGATATTGGACACGATGGAGGAAGGCTTAATCTAGGAGATATTGTTATTATTGGAGATAATTGCTTAGGAAAAGATGATGGGGGTCTTACACCAAAGGATTTAACTTATATAGGTATTTATGATGATAAAATTAATATAAAAGATGCATTTGTAGGGATTGGTGTTTATAAAAATAAAGATTGTAAACCTATATATTTTCATAAAAAATTAGATGAGAAAAAAGATGATCTTATTTTGGACACAGTTTTTCAAAACATAAAAATAAATGTACATATAAATTTTATTAAAAAATATATTGCCATTATAGTAGAAAATAAAAGGTTTCAGCTACCTTATATGAATGCTATAGGTCATATGGTAGTAATTGATAAAGCTACAAAAAAAGTAAAATTTTATCAAACAAGAGGATATACTGCTCGAGGGGAGAGCATTGCTAATTTATTATTAGGAAAATCTTTTAGAGCGAAGGGAAAAAACGTAGAACAATTAGATGTACTAGGAAAGAATATATTTGATATTCATGAAGGTGGAGATACTATAAAAGAATTTTATCAAGTAGCAAGAGGATCAGATATAAGCTATAAGGATAAATTTACAGAAATCAATGGATTTTTAACTCTGTGTACATTGCTGCCTGTAACTATAGAAGGAAAAAGAGTAGGAGCAGCTTTAAAGGTTGAAGATATATCTATGCTTAAAAAGATTATCAAAGAAAGAGATGAAGCGTTGCTACATGTAGAAGAGATGGAAAAAAAGCTAAAGGAAGAACAGGATACAAAGGATTTGTTTTCATCGATATTAGGAGAAAGTAAAGAAATGAAAGCTGTGAAAAAATTAGCATATAAAGCATCTAAAACAGATTCAACCGTATTGCTTTTAGGGGAAAGTGGGACAGGAAAAAGCTTGCTTGCACATGCTATTCATAAAGCAAGTAATTATAAAGACCAACCTTTTATCCATGTAAATTGTGGTGCTATTCCAGAGCAGCTTTTAGAGAGTGAGTTATTTGGATATGAAAAAGGAGCTTTTACAGGAGCGAGAAGAGAAGGAAAAGCAGGACTTTTCGAAGTAGCTGATAAAGGTACTATATTTTTAGATGAAATAGGAGAAATGAATTTATCTGTACAAGTAAAATTATTGAAGGTTTTACAAAATAAGACTTTTTTTAGAGTTGGAGGGACAAAAGAAAAATCTGTAAATGTAAGAATTATTGCAGCTACTAATAAAAATTTAGAAGAAGAAATGAGAATTGGAAAATTTCGTGAAGATCTATATTATAGAATTAATGTTTTTCCTATATGGATGCCACCATTAAGGGAAAGAAGAGAAGATATATACCCATTTGTACAGCAAATCCTTCCTAAAATATGTAAAAAGCTAGGCTGTGAAAATAAAAGTGTTTCAGGGGAAGCGTTTTATATGCTTTTAGAGTATGATTGGCCAGGAAATGTTAGAGAGCTTGAAAATGTTTTAGAACGAGCAGTAAATCTATCAGAGGGGAATATTATAAAATCTATTCATTTACCTATCAGCAAAAAGTATGGTAAAAAAGAAGAAGTAAAGCCTTTAAAAGAAGCTATATATGATGTTGAAAAAAAGTGTATAGAAAATGCATTAAGATTATATAATGGCAATAAAATAAAAGCAATGAAGGCTTTGAAGATAGGGAAGACATCATTTTATGAAAAATTGAAAAAATATAATATTCAGTATAAAAAGTAAAACATAAAATCCTCCTAAGTGAATATAATAAAATATACTAATTAGGAGGCATTTTTATGAAGGTACTCATGTTTAGGCTTTTTAAAAGACTTACTGATGAACAATTAATAAAAAAAATTCATGAAGCCTTTAGGGAATTGAGATTTGAAGATAAATACTATAAAGAAAAATTAATCTATTGCGATGAGCTCATAAGAGAAGCAAAAATAAGAAATTTGTGTTGTTCTAAAGAAATATTTTACCGAGAAGTATTATATAAATAAAATCGCCCAAGTGAGGCGATTTTATTTATGCAATTTCTTCTTTTTTTAATGCCATTAAAGCTTTAGATAACTGATCAGGACAAGAAGTAGATTTATTTCCACATTTAATTCCACTTAATCTTGATATGGCTTCATCTACAGACATTCCTTTAAGTAGTATGCTTAAGCCTAGTGTATTACCAGGACATCCACCGTGGAATTTTACCTCTTTGATCGTATTATTTTCTACAGAAAAAGATATTGCTTTTGCACAAACACCTGTTGTCTTATAAGTATACATATTCAATCCTCCTAATAAAAATATAATCTATAAACGATATTAATATATAAAAGAAAAAAGGTCAATAGAAACAATTCACAACAAATCAATAGCTGCATAAAATGATATAAAGGGAATAGAAAATATTTGACTGATCTTAGGGGTGAAGGGATGGGAAATAACTTTGAGAACATGATTTTTGTAGCTAATATGGGAGAAGATACGATTTCTGTTGTGGATATTACCAATACGATAGAATTGTATAAAATAGGATTGAATGAGGAGTATTTTCATAAAGTGAGGAAACCAACCCTTGGGCCGCATCATATGATAATTGATTACAATAAAAAATATCTTTATATTACAAATTCGCATAATGGAAGTATTAGTATTGTTGATTTAATTAAAAATAAGGTTATTGATAATATTTATGTAGGAAGCTGTCCAAGTCATATGGTGTTGAGTAAAAAAAATAAAAGCATATATGTTTCTAATACAGACTCAAATTCTATTTCTGTGCTGAGTATGGAAAAAAAAGAATTATTAGCACAAATACCTGTTGGAAGGATGCCTCATGATATTCAACTTAGTAAAGATCATAAAAAGCTTTATGTTGCAAATGTAGATTCAAATACTTTAACAATCATTGATACTATTACCAATGATATCGAAAAGTCTATACATGTTCATGGAAATCCTTACCATATTGCATTGAATAAAGATGGAAGTTTGATATTTATTGTAAACACTAGTTTTTCAAGTAGACAAGGAGGAAGTATTACTATATTAGACAGTAAAGATTTAAAAGTGATTGAACGAATAAGAATAGGGAAAATGCCTATAGAAGCAGTAATAGGAAAAGATGAAAAAATTTTATATATTACTGATGCGGAGTTAAATGCTGTAAATGTTTTAAATATCAGGGAAAAAAGGTTAATGGACAGAGTATATGTAGGGAGAATGCCGGGAAGCATTAAAAAAGATCATAAAGGTCAATATTTATTTGTAGGAAATATGCAAGACAATAGTTTAACTGTGATTGATGCTAAAGCGTTAAAAATTTTAAAAACTATTCCAGTAGGAATAGAACCTAGTGGAATTTTATGTATATAACCCCCTTTTATTTGAAAGCTTATAAAGGGGGTTATGATTCTATTAAAAGATTGATAATTTGCCCGTAAATATTTTGAGCTTCTTTTTTCCATTTATCACAGATTTGTTTTGCGTGTTTATTAGATACTACGTTTAATTTTAAGTCGATTAAAGTAATATGATTTTCAATTACTTTCAAATCGACAATATAGTCATTTTCTTTTTGCTTTTTATAGCTTGCTGTAACTTGTCTTTCTTTTAGCAATATTTTTTTCTTTTCTTCAATAGATTCTTCTAATGTATCAATTAATTCGTTTGATAATCTGTTTTCAAAATATTGAAGTGTACGTTGTCCTTTTTCTGTTATTACATAGAAAAAGCTACTGTTACTTTTACTATATTCGAGCATTCCAGTATCAGTTAGTTCTCCAAGAAATTGTTGCAATAAAAAATAATTCATATAGTCCTTTTCCATAACAAATTGAGTAATTTGTGTATTTGTAAGAGGCATTGAAAATTTATCAAATATGTACAACAATATAAGCTTATGCTCAGCTAATCGTTGTGTATTATTGTCAAACATGATCTCACCTGCTTGCAGAGTTTTCTATATTGATTATAGCATATTATCAGTAAAAAGGAAAAAAATAAAAGGAGAAATGACTTAATCATTTCTCCTTTTATTTTACATTTATTTACCAGCCATACTTTTTTCAGCAGCTTCAACTAATCGTTTAGTCATATATCCTCCAACATAACCATTTTGTCTAGAAGTTAAGTTTCCTTTATCAATACTTTCATAATTTGCAAGTCCAAGTTCATTAGCGATTTCAGCTTTCATTTGATTTAAAGCCATTCTAGCTTCAGGAACAACTGTTTTATTATTTTTTGCCATCGTTTTTCCCTCCTAGTTAAGTTTAATACAACATCGTTTGATGTTGTATTATTAATTTAACCAAATTAAAAAAGAAATATGTTAGTATTTTTTGTAATGTAGTATAATTATTGGGGAAAATGAAAAAAATAATTAAATTTATAATTTTATAGGGATTCAACTTCAAAATGAAATATTATGTTGAAGTTGGATTCCTATAGATAAGCAGCTTAAAAATGAAATATAATAAACTTAAAGTTTAAGGGAAGGAAATGCTTATGAATCAAACGGCTATATTAAAACAAAAAATAAAAGAATGGGGAGCTTCAAAGGTTGGATTTGGATATTTAGAAGATGTATTACCAGAAAATCTTAAGCATTTAAAAACAGGTATTTCGATTGCTGTAAGATTATCTGATGAAATTATTAGTCAAATAGAAGATATGCCGACACATACTTATTTTCACCATTACAGAACAGTAAATGCTTTTATTGACCAAATGACTTTAAAAATAGCTCTAGAGCTTCAAAATTTGGGTTATTTGGCTATGCCTATTCCAGCATCTCAAAGCGTAAATAAAGATGGGAAAAAATATCGTGGAATTTTTCAGCATAGAACTGCAGCTACTAGAGCAGGTATTGGATGGATTGGCAAAAATGCGTGTTTAGTAACTGAAGAATTTGGACCGAGAGTAAGGCTAGGAACAGTTCTTACTAATATGGATGCAAATTATGATGAGCCTATTGAAAAATCTCAATGTGGAGAATGTAAGAAATGTGTGAGCATTTGTCCTGCATTAGCACTGAGAGGTGGATTATGGCATCCAGGAATTAAAAGAGAAGAATTAGTAGATGCAAAGGCTTGCAGTATGCATATGCATAATCATTATCAGCATATAGGAAGAGGTGTGGTATGCGGACTTTGCATACGTGTATGTCCTAAGGGAAATAAAGTATTAAAAAGATAGGGTAGAAGACTACCCTATGTCAATTTTCTATTCATTTTTACCTTTACATCTTTTCGAATACCATGTTGATGACTGCTTTCTAATTGAGCTTTTTGAGATTTTGCTTCTCTTAGAAAATGCCTTTCGTCGATTTTAAATGTTCTTCTGCTTGATTCTACTCGATGTCCTTTAATATTAGTATATTGGCTTCTTATAGTAGACAAGAGCAGACCTCCTTTAAAAGTTTTGAATGGGAATACCTCATATTTAGTTTTTGTGCATAGATAAAAATTATGTCTTGTAAAAATTTGATTTTACGATAAAAAATTATAAAAGCTTACAAAAAATAAACTTTTTTCAAGGTGTACAAGCTAGAATATTAATTGATAGTATTATATAATATAGATAAATATATTTATATACGAAAATGAGGGAGGAAAAGATGAAAATACATAAAAAAATTATTGCAGTATTTATTTTAGCAGGATTATTATTTACTGGATGCACTTCAAAAGCTTCCCTAAATACTGACAAAGAAGAAAAAGAGGTTGTTAAAGTAGAAAAAAAGGAAGAAAAAAAAGACATTGACCTACAAAAGATTCAGCCTAATGAAGCAGGTCAGATTATGGTACTTATGTATCATAGTATAGGAGAACCTGAAGCTGAATTTACAAGAACACCAGATAATTTTAGAAAAGATTTACAAACTTTATACGAGAAAGGATATAGACCTATTAGTTTAAAGGATTATGTATCAGGAAATATTACAACAGAGGCAGGTTTTACACCTGTTGTATTAACCTTTGATGATGGATGGCAAAATAATTTTAATTTAATGAAAAATGAAAACGAAGAATGGGTAATAGATCCAGATTGTGCTGTTGCAATTTTAGAGGAATTTCACAAAGAGCATCCAGATTTTCCGCTAGAAGCCACTTTTTTTATAAATGATAATATCCCATTTGGGCAGGAAGAGTATTTAGAATATAAGCTGAAATATATTGTTGAGAAGGGAATGGATATAGGAAATCATACAGCAACTCATGTGGATTATAAAAATGTGGATGCTGAGAGAATTCAAAAAGAATTAGGGAGTATTGTAAAATTAGTAAATAAATATTTACCTGATTATGAAGTAAATACTCATGCTCTTCCTTATGGGTCAAGACCTAAGGATAAGAGCTTATATAAATACTTAGTGTCAGGGAGCTATGATGGTATAGAGTATCATAATATTGCCATATTAAATGTAGGTTGGGATCCATATAAATCTCCTTATCATATCAAATTTGATCCTTTTTCTATTCACCGTGTAAGGGGGAGTGACCTCCAAAAATATGTTAAAGGGGTAGGTATGTATGATTGGCTTAATCATTTTGAAAAAGGAAATCGAGTAAGATATGTATCTGATGGAGACCCTGATATAGTAACAGTTCCTGAAAATTATAAGAAAGTAATTGATCTTCAAAAAACAGGTAAAAAGAAAATAAGAACTTATATATTAAAAAAATCATAAGATAGCTCAAGCTATCTTATGATTTTTTTAGATACTAATACGAATAATTTTACAAAAGGAAGCAATAAAATAACATTGATTATATTAAATAATGTGTGTGCATGGGCAATTTGTCTTACTGAATTGAGAGGACTTAAGATGCATACAAAATGAGAAAATGAATAGATAAAAGGATATAGGATTATTGAGCCTGTTATATTGAATAAAAGATGAATAATGGCAGCTCTTTTTCCGTTTTTATTAGTAGCTATGCTAGAAAAAAGTGTTGTAGCACATGTACCAATGTTTTGTCCCATAATAATAGGTGTAGCTTGATAAATATTTATAAGTCCTAAGTGAGCAAGGCTTTGAAGCATTGCAACAGAAGTGCTGCTACTTTGAATTATGGCAGTAGTTATAGTACCTATGAAAATTCCCTTTAAAGGATTATTTTCTATAGACAGTATGAATTCTTTAAAGTTCATGAGATTTTGTAATGGGTTTAGAAAAGAAACCATCCATTTCATTCCTAAAAAAAGAAATGAAAATCCAATGAAAAATTTACCGATGTTTTTGCATGCTTTGGAAAACCTTAAGAAGAACAATACTATGCCTAAAAGGAATAAATAAGGGACAAATAGGAAAAAATCAAAGCTTACAAGCTGTGCTGTAAAGGTAGTGCCTATATTTGCACCCATCAATATAAAAGCTGCTTGATGAAGGTTCATTGCTTTAGAATTTACTAAACTGACAACTAATATTGAAGTTGTGCTGCTACTTTGAGTAAGAGCTGTTGCAGCAATTCCTGAAAATATACCTAATATAGGATTTGCTGTGAGGAGGGTAACTATTTTTTTTAATTGATTACTGCATAAATTCTTTATAGAGTTGTTTAATAAAATCATACCTATAAAAAAAAGCATTATACCACAAAAGGTTCCTACAATGATAGCAAATAACATAAAACCTTGCTCCTTTTCAATATTTGGAAAAAGTCTATCTTTAGTATTTTACAAAGGAAGACTTTTTTTTATGACTAAAAATATTGAAATATTTTTAGCATATTAGCATAATTTTAGAATACATTTAGTATTATAATAACAATGGATAATTGAGGGGGAGTTAAGATGAGAATATGGATTATTAATCGAAGATTGGTTTTAAGTACCATATTCATTTTATTGTTTGTAGGGGTGTCCTTTTTTTATCTTGGAGATTTTGGAGAAATGATTGTAGGTGTAATGAATAGAGATAAAGCTTTACCTATATATTGTGTAGATACAGAGGAAAAGAAAATTGCAATAAGCTTTGATGCAGCTTGGGGAGATCAGTATACAGATGGCATATTAGATATTTTAGATAAATATAATGTAAAAACAACATTTTTTTTGGTAGGATTTTGGGTGGATAAATACCCAGATATGGTAAAAAAAATTCATGAAAAGGGGCATGATATTGGAAATCATTCTAGTACACATCCTCATATGTCAAAATTATCTGTAGAACAAATCAGTAAAGAACTAAATGAAACAGGGGAAAAAATCGAAAAAATTACAGCAAAAAAACCGATATTGTTTAGACCACCATTTGGAGATTATAACAATCAATTAATTGATACAGCAAAAGAAAATGGATACTATACTATTCAGTGGGATGTGGATTCCCTTGACTGGAAAGAATTAGGTGTTCAACCAGTAGTAGATCGGGTTACACGAAATGTGAAAAATGGATCTATTGTGTTGTTTCATAATAATGCAAAATATGTATTAGAGTACCTACCACTTGTGATTGAAAGATTGCAAAAAGAAGGATATGAAATCGTACCTATATCAGAACTAATTATAAAGAAAGATTTTTATATAGATCATACAGGAATGCAGAAACCAAAAAAAGAAAATGAATAAGTCGATGTAAGGCAGATGAAGGCGAAAATATTATGTTGACTTTTTTAAAAAGGTTTTGTATAATAATACACAACTATAAAAATAGTCAAATGCTTTGAAAGAGAATAGTAAAAAAATGATGTTCTACAGAGAGTAAGCTGGTGGTGAGAGGCTTGCGAACTAGTTTTTTGAACCCGCTCTGGAGCATATGGTGATTAAGCCATTACGTTTCTAATCACGTTACGATTAGCTTAAGTGAGCCAATTGGCTAATAAGGGTGGTACCGCGAGTAAGTTCTCGTCCCTTCTCGGGATGAGGACTTTTTTGATTTTTGTTTTAAAAGTTTATGTAAACATTGTTCTGTAAAATAAAACAAAGGAGGAATTATATGAGTAAAAAAGAACAATGGGGTAGCAGATGGGGATTCATTGCTGCATCCATGGGAATGGCTATAGGAACAGGGAACATATGGAGATTCCCACGGGTGGCAGCATCTAATGGAGGAGGTCCATTTCTAATTGCTTGGACTGTTGCTTTATTTGTTTGGGCCATTCCATTGCTTATGGGTGAGATGGTAATGGGTAGAAAAACAGGCTTAGGAACTATAGGAGCCTTTCGCGATTTTGTAGGACGTAAATTTGCGTGGATGGGGACATGGATTGCTGCAATATGTTTGGCAATTATGTTTTATTACTCAGTTATTATGGGCTGGTGTATGAAGTATTTCACATTGGCTATTTCAGGTGCTTTTAAACCTGGAATGGGAACAGAAGCTACCGAAGCTATATGGAATACTTTTACGACTACACCGTCACAGACAATATTTTTTCACTTTATAGCTATAAGCATTGCAGGGGTTATTATTTATAAAGGTGTAAATGAAGGAATTGAAAAAGCTAGCAAAATTATGATCCCAACATTATTTTTATTATTAATTTTTGCAGTAATAAGATCCCTAACACTTCCTGGTGCGACAAAGGGTCTTGAATATTTATTCAGTCCTAAGTTGCATATGCTGAAAAATCCTAAAATTTGGCTTGAAGCATTTACCCAAGCAGCATGGTCAACTGGAGCTGGATGGGGCTTTATTATCACTTATGCAGTTTATACAAAGAAAAAAGAAGATATTGCGGCAAATTGTATGATTATGGGCTTTGGAAATAACGTAGGCTCTTTAATTGCAGGACTTACAATACTTCCAGCAATATTTGCTTTATCTCCAAATCAAGCATTTATTAATGAAGCAATCACTTCTGGAAATACGGGACTTGCATTTATTTATTTAGCACAGCTTTTTCCAACAATGCCAGCTGGAAGATTGCTTGCAGCAATTTTCTTTTTAGCTATGGCTATTGCAGCATTATCATCGTTACTTCCAATGATCGAGGTTGGTGTAAGGAATTTAATGGATATGGGTATGAATCGTAAAAAAGCAACGCTACTTATAATTATTGGAGGGTTTATATTTGGAATTCCTTCAGCTTATAGTCTAGATTTTTTAAATAATCAAGACTTTGTATTAGGAATTGGTTTATTGATAAGTGGATTATTTGTGGCATTTGCTCTAATGAAATATGGATTAGAAGAGATAAGAAATAAGATCATTAATACAGAATGGTCAGATATAAAGGTAGGAAAATGGTGGAGTGTATGTGTGAAATTGTTCCCTGTATTTTTTGTAAGTCTTACTGGATGGTGGATGTGGCAGGCTGTAGGTTGGTATCCTGATAGTTGGTGGAATCCATTTGAAGTATATAGCCCTGGAACAATATTACTTCAAGTTGCTTTTTGGATTATTATAGGACTTTTGACTAATAATCTATTAGCAAATAAGATTGGACAAGGAAGAGATATTACTGAAATATCTTTAGGAGAGGAGAAATAATATGTCAGGAACATCTATTTTTATGATGAGTATTACCTTGGGCTTTTATTTTATAGGATTTATTTTATTGCTAAACAAAGCTTTTAAATCAGAGAATAGTTAATATTATAGATGAATGAAAAGAGGTGTGGTCGTGCATACCTCTTTTTTTATGTGCGCCCAGCATGGGCGATAACTTGGCGGTGAAAGTCCGCTGTGGGCTTGGTAGTGGGAACCACTAGCCGAAGGCAAGGGTGTCCACCGTGAGGTGGAATCTGAAGGAAGTGTTAATGGTAGATAAATTAATTATCTACCTCCTACTCGATAGAAAAAGTACATATTTTATACAAGAAAGAGAAAAATAAGATAAAGTAGCACTCTTTGAGGTGATTTTAACAGTCGATAAAAATATATAAAAATCTATAAAAAACCATTAAACAATTTGTATATTTCTGATATTCTAATATCAGAGGTGATGTTAATGTATTCAATAGGAAAATTTTCAGAAAAATTAGGTGTAACAATACAAACTTTAAGGAATTG includes:
- a CDS encoding sodium-dependent transporter, with product MSKKEQWGSRWGFIAASMGMAIGTGNIWRFPRVAASNGGGPFLIAWTVALFVWAIPLLMGEMVMGRKTGLGTIGAFRDFVGRKFAWMGTWIAAICLAIMFYYSVIMGWCMKYFTLAISGAFKPGMGTEATEAIWNTFTTTPSQTIFFHFIAISIAGVIIYKGVNEGIEKASKIMIPTLFLLLIFAVIRSLTLPGATKGLEYLFSPKLHMLKNPKIWLEAFTQAAWSTGAGWGFIITYAVYTKKKEDIAANCMIMGFGNNVGSLIAGLTILPAIFALSPNQAFINEAITSGNTGLAFIYLAQLFPTMPAGRLLAAIFFLAMAIAALSSLLPMIEVGVRNLMDMGMNRKKATLLIIIGGFIFGIPSAYSLDFLNNQDFVLGIGLLISGLFVAFALMKYGLEEIRNKIINTEWSDIKVGKWWSVCVKLFPVFFVSLTGWWMWQAVGWYPDSWWNPFEVYSPGTILLQVAFWIIIGLLTNNLLANKIGQGRDITEISLGEEK